In the genome of Candidatus Effluviviaceae Genus I sp., the window AGGACGTCGCGGTGGAGGGCGCTCACGACGCCGGCGGTCACGGTCGGCTGCCGGTCGTTCAGGAGGTAGCCGAACGGGTTCCCGATGGCGATCGCCCACTCCCCGATCATCACGTCGTCGGAGTTGCCGAACGTGGCGACCGGGAGCCGCTCCCCATCGACCTTGAGGACGGCGATGTCGTAGCGCGCGTCGCCCCCGAGCACGCGCCCCTCGAACTCGCGCCCGTCCGTGAGCGACACCTTCACCTCGACGGCGCTGCGGACGACGTGGTCGTTCGTGACGATGTACCCGTCCCCGTCGATGATGACGCCCGAACCGAACGACTGGTAGCGCCGCTCGTAGGTCCTGTCGGGGAAGGAACCTCGGAAGAACCGCTCGAAGAACTCGTTGTGAGGAAACGGGCTCGTGCGGACGACCTGTCGCTGCACGGCGCTGATGGAGACCGTGGCCGGCCCCGCGACCTCGGCCGCGCGCACGATCGCCGTGCGACGGGACTCGTAGAGCGCCTCCGTCTCCGACACCGGAACGCCCGGCGCCGTGCTGTCGGCCGGCGCCGCGGTCGGGGTCCGTTCGCCCCCGCGGTGCGTGCTGATCCACAGGCCGACGGTGACGCCGGTCAGCGCGCAGACGAGCGCGATGAGGACGTAGGTGGGCGCCCTGCCGTTCACGCTAGCGGCCCTTCGTCTTCTCCCAGTCCGCGAGGAAGGCGGCCAG includes:
- a CDS encoding trypsin-like peptidase domain-containing protein — protein: MNGRAPTYVLIALVCALTGVTVGLWISTHRGGERTPTAAPADSTAPGVPVSETEALYESRRTAIVRAAEVAGPATVSISAVQRQVVRTSPFPHNEFFERFFRGSFPDRTYERRYQSFGSGVIIDGDGYIVTNDHVVRSAVEVKVSLTDGREFEGRVLGGDARYDIAVLKVDGERLPVATFGNSDDVMIGEWAIAIGNPFGYLLNDRQPTVTAGVVSALHRDVLAEPQTGAVYKDMIQTDAAINPGNSGGPLVNGRGEVIGINSFIFTSSGGSEGLGFAIPVNVVREIVNELIRYGRVRDVWVGIGVQDVGAARGKGRLSGALVSFVEPGSPAERAGVRVGDVIVAVEGKEVASVREARRAIFGARVGDVVSLTVVRNGSRRVHDLKLEEAPR